One stretch of Fictibacillus sp. b24 DNA includes these proteins:
- a CDS encoding DUF4352 domain-containing protein produces MAFKRWILLGLTAVIFTGCSTDTEKQENKNETQQNEPKQETPSKNEEELSFNDSSQASDDTELTEINKKVEDQDGTVTLKKYAKLDEEQKSDLISLTIAEVKVLDYAPSVDLIDFFHGYTEKDKFPYVRVNVRIKNNGKENAHFNPVSEIKTDQGETVTWEDDFYLEKLNGEIKPGEEKVGSLGIILDETDPEKLKNLTITSSEVINDKKKKIADPLTFKVDF; encoded by the coding sequence ATGGCTTTCAAACGCTGGATATTGCTTGGATTAACAGCTGTCATTTTTACGGGCTGTTCAACTGATACAGAAAAACAAGAAAATAAAAATGAAACACAGCAGAATGAACCAAAACAAGAAACACCATCAAAGAATGAAGAAGAACTCTCATTTAACGACAGTTCACAGGCTTCTGACGATACAGAGCTAACAGAGATCAACAAAAAGGTTGAAGACCAAGATGGAACCGTCACACTAAAAAAGTACGCAAAATTGGATGAAGAACAAAAATCAGATTTAATCTCTCTTACGATCGCTGAAGTAAAAGTGCTTGATTACGCACCTTCCGTTGATCTGATTGATTTCTTCCATGGCTATACGGAAAAAGATAAATTCCCGTATGTTCGAGTCAACGTAAGAATTAAAAATAACGGGAAAGAAAACGCTCATTTTAATCCTGTTTCAGAGATTAAAACAGACCAAGGTGAAACAGTAACGTGGGAGGATGACTTTTATTTAGAAAAACTGAACGGCGAGATAAAACCTGGCGAAGAGAAAGTCGGCAGCCTAGGCATTATCCTCGATGAAACCGATCCAGAAAAACTGAAAAACTTAACAATCACATCCAGTGAAGTCATCAATGATAAGAAAAAGAAGATAGCAGATCCACTTACGTTTAAAGTAGATTTCTAA